A segment of the Meles meles chromosome 4, mMelMel3.1 paternal haplotype, whole genome shotgun sequence genome:
agggagggcgaGAATAAGCGGTAAGCGGGGACAGAACGGGCACCGCGCCAGGCAGGAGCCCAAGGTGGCTgcggacagacagatggacagatggggccaacacctttccctttccttgtctCCCGCAGGCTTGTGCTGGCGCTAGGGGTGCCCGCGGGGATGGGTAGAACCCGCCAGGCCTGTGGCGCCGCCCGGAGGCTGTGCTGGCGCTAGGGCCCCACGGTGGCGTTAGGATGCACCTGTCGGCGGTGTTCAACGCTCTCCTGGTGTCGGTGCTGGCGGCGGTGCTGTGGAAGCACGTGCGGCTGCGCGAGCATGCGGCGGCGCTGGAGGAGGAGCTGGTCGCCGGCCGCCCCGCCCCGGAGCCCGCCCCCGCGCCCAGGATCGACTACCCCAAGGCCCTGCAGCTCCTGGCGGAGGGCGGCACGCAGATGGTGTGCAGCGGCCGCACGCACACCGACCGTGTGTGCCGCTTCAAGTGGCTCTGCTACTCCAACGAGGCCGAGGAGTTCATCTTCTTCCACGGCAACGCCTCGGTCATGCTGCCCAACCTGGGCTCCCGGCGCTTCCAGCCGGCGCTGCTCGACCTGTCCACCGTGGAGGACCACAATACCCAGTACTTCAACTTCGTGGAGCTGCCGGCCGCCGCCCTGCGCTTCATGCCCAAGCCCGTGTTCGTGCCCGACGTGGCCCTCATCGCCAACCGCTTCAACCCTGACAACCTGATGCACGTCTTCCACGACGACCTGCTGCCCCTCTTCTACACCCTGAGGCAGTTCCCGGGGCTGGCGCACGAGGCGCGGCTCTTCTTCATGGAGGGCTGGAGCGAGGGCGCCCATTTTGACCTGTACAGGCTGCTCAGTCCCAAGCAGCCGCTCCTGCGGACGCAGCTGAAGGCGCTGGGCCGGCTGCTGTGCTTCTCCCACGCGTTTGTGGGTCTCTCTAAGATCACCACCTGGTACCAGTACGGCTTCGTCCAGCCCCAGGGCCCCAAGGCTAACATCCTTGTGTCCGGCAATGAGATCCGGCAGTTTGCCCGGTTCATGATGGAAAAGCTGAATGTGAGCCACACGGGGGCGCCCCTGGGCGAAGAGTACATTTTGGTCTTCAGCCGCACCCAGAACAGACTCATCCTGAATGAGGCAGAgctgctgctggcgctggcccagGAGTTCCAGATGAAGACGGTGACGGTGTCCCTGGAGGACCATGCCTTCGCCGATGTCGTGCGTCTGGTCAGCAATGCCTCCATGCTGGTCAGCATGCACGGGGCCCAGCTGGTCACTGCCCTCTTCCTGCCCCGCGGGGCAACTGTGGTCGAGCTCTTCCCCTATGCGGTCAATCCGGACCACTACACCCCCTATAAGACGCTGGCCACGCTGCCCGGCATGGACCTCCAGTACGTAGCCTGGCGGAACACGATGCCAGAGAACACGGTCACGCACCCTGAGCGGCCCTGGGACCAGGGGGGCATCACCCACCTGGACCGGGCTGAGCAGGCCCGTATCCTCCAGAGCCGTGAGGTCCCGCGGCATCTCTGTTGCCGGAACCCCGAGTGGCTCTTCCGCATCTACCAGGACACCAAGGTGGATATCCCGTCCCTCATCCAAACCGTGCGGCGTGTGGTGAAGGGCCGGCCTGGGCCGCGGAAGCAGAAGTGGACCGTCGGCCTCTACCCAGGCAAGGTTCGGGAGGCGCGGTGCCAGGCGTCCGTGCAGGGCGCCTCCGAGGCCCGCCTCACCGTCTCCTGGCAGATCCCCTGGAACCTCAAGTACCTGAAGGTGAGGGAGGTGAAGTACGAGGTGTGGctccaggagcagggggagaacaCTTACGTGCCTTACATCCTGGCCCTGCAGAACCACACCTTCACCGAGAACATCAAGCCCTTCACCACCTACCTGGTGTGGGTCCGCTGCATCTTCAACAAGATCCTCCTGGGACCCTTTGCAGATGTGCTGGTGTGCAACACGTAGCGAGCGTGCTGTGGCCAGGcggcggtgggggcggggatgGCTCCCCCGGCTCAGTGTCCCGGGCCCACTGGGGCCCTGCGGTGGTTTCcgggaattatttatttatcgagcaggcctgcccccagcctctgcctctgcgtCTTACTGGGTCTAGAGTGTGACGTTAACACCACTGGTGTAGTGGGACCctcccaacccccttctcctGTCCTGAGCCTCCGTACCCTGGAGAAGGTCCTcagtgggaggaggaagaaggaaagtgaaaATCCTAAGGAGCCTCTGGCTGAGAGATCGTGCTGTACCCTACGGAATCTCTCTGGTTGATATCCAGATGTCTGGAAACTGTGAGTAAATCATGTGGTTGCTTGGGTGGGTGGTTCATCAGCTTCCATCATCATGAAATTCACCTGTAGCACAGTGAAGGTGTGTTTGGAACAttcattaaattattataaacGTCTTGgtcaagtccttttttttttttaatgtttatttatttttagagagcgagagagcaagagagagcatgagcagggagcccaatgctggacacagtcccaggaccctgggatcatgacctgagtggcaggcagtcgcttaaccgactgaacctaTCTAGGCACACCTTGGGCAAGTCTTTTTATTGGGTAGTTGGAAGCAGGGCTGGTGGTCGGTGCCCGTGTGCTCTTTCATCCCAGCTGTCAACCGAGGAGATGTGGCAATGGGCAAGCGGCAAAGGACCGCGAAGTGGGGCAGGCTGGTTGCATTGCGTCTTGCAACTTGCCAGGTGAATGTCACATTTCCCATCTAAGTGGGGTCCAAGTCTGGAAGCCTAGGGTCAGGTCTGCGGTGAAGAAGAGCACTGCCCACCAGGGGGCGCTCTTACGCTAAAGAGGACATCCGGCAGCCAAGACCACTGCAGACCAAGACCAAACTGGGCATCCGGTTCGCTTAGAAGGACAGAGGGCAGGGAATTCAGCAAGATAGCACGGAGCACTTTTCTTCAGCAGGAGGAGTTCTCACGGCAGCCCAGGGGATGTTTTTCCCCTGTTCTGCAAATTGCTGCTCGAGGGTGAGGAGGAAAGACCCCTCTCAGTAGTTGGGGCCACCAGCTTAGAAGCCCCATGGGAGCCATTGTCTTTCAGACAATAGACATGGTTCCCAGCCCACCCCCCAGACACTGCGCTCAGTGGAGCCTGCTGCTCTGATGCCTGCCCAGACACTAGTACTCGCAGAGCCTTTCCAGTGTGGACATAGCTCATCTGTCGTAGGTCACTTGTACTGTAAGCTTTGCTGAATGGCACACCTGTCATTCCACCGTTCTCTGGCTCCTGCAGAAACAGCTAGAATATTAATCCAAGATCAGATTTGTTGCACCAAGCTAGACAGTTCTCAAGCTGAAGTGGTCTGTTACATGAGTAGCGGGTCCCTGGCCAGGGCAGTCTGGGAAGAATGGCCTCAGTGCCTGTCAGCGGTGGATTCAGAGCAGGAGACCTGAGTGGCATGTTTTCGTGGTCACCAGGGGCCTCTGTGACCTTCCCTTTACCCAGAATATCTTTGTCCCTAACTGTACCCTCCATCGACCGCCTTCTTGGACTGCCACATTGATGCACACGTGAAGATTCAGTTCAGTTGAAAGTCTCTAACACTGAGAGGTGAGGGTAAAACTACTTGGAAACCCCTTGGTGGTTTCTGCTAAGGCTGAACACAGCTGCCTTGGGTCTCAGCGATTCCACTGCTAAATGTATACCCCAGAGAAAGGAGTGCCAATGCCGTTAAAGGCATGTATCAATAGAGCTCTAAATAGCCAGAAGCGAAACAAGACCAGTTTCCACCAACAGGTATATTCATGCAAAggacacaacttttttttttaagattttatttttttagagagcatgaaatggggtggggggagaggaagaggggagagagaaaaaatcccaagcagactctgtgctgagcacagagtcccacacagggctcaatatcatgaccctgagatcatgacctgagctgaaagcaggagtcggatgcttaatcagctgagccacccaggtgccccaggacacaaaaagttaaaaaaaaaaagaaatatgggtaCACACAACTAAATCTCACAGAGCATTAAATACTTACCGAGTAACAATATATACTGTACAATTCCATTTACACAAAGCGCTGGAACAAGTAAACCAACTTATGGCGGGAGAAGTCCGAATTGCTCCTGGGAAGGGTCAAGACTGAGCTGGACAGGAGGGAACTCGGGCCGGGGATGTCTTGATCTGGCTGGTGGTTGCACGGCGACCGTCCATGTCACCAGGCATCCGCTTACACTTGAGATCAGTGCCCTTTATGTACGTCACAATTGACCTCagttaaacagaaacaaaaactcgGCCCAAGGGGCAACTCTTCTGGAAAGCAGTGTGTGTCTTCTCCAGCTCCCCAGTCATGAGGCCTGCCGCATCCcccaaaccccagctctgccgccCTGTCGTGTTCTGGAAGGTACTGTGCTCCCACAAGGGTTTGCCCACTGGCTAGAGGCTCAGcgtgggtgtttgtgtgtgtggacCCTGATGCTGAGGAGCTCCGCAAATGGTTCGTTTGTTCCATGAAACAATGGATTTCTGCCTGTGTCCATATTACTTTTGCAAATTTGTGATCCTGTGAAACTTTGTcctgttttttttggttttgttttgttttttcctcttaacATCGTAACATGAACGCTTTACCTTGTCCCTGAAAGTTATTCTTTGAAAACAAGATTCTAGCTGACTATAGAACGTTCCACTGCATGGGCTCACAAAGAAGTTGCTCTGCTTTCCCCAGGTCACAGCATAACCAGCAGGAGCCTGGATCCATAACCAGCAGCTCTGCCCAGGCCCTTTGactcctgtttctgtttttgctgcTGCTTTGTTACCATGTTTCTTTTACTGATGTTTAGTTAATTTCTAGTGACTTGCACAGATCTTCACTGTAGAGTCTTATGGGTTTCACGCATACCTACTTCTTCATACCCCAGACCCTTGCAAAGTGTACATTATTGCTATTATCCCCATATTTGCAGGTTTTTGCACTTTGGAAATTTAGCAggcaagaattttttttgttatcaTAGAGGGGTTACAAGAGCTGCATTTAACATTAAGAGTATGCCATTTTGTTGGTACTGTTTGTTTTAAATTAGTGTCCTCACACAGCTGCATCAAAGAATCGGGGGGACGATGAGGGCAGGAGAGCCTGGGAGCTGGGATCTAGGGTGCCCAGGAGCAGCTCCGACAGAAGACCATCCCCATAGCCAGCGGCAACCTCTGCACCCCATGAGTCAGCTCTGAGAGCACCTCACTGGCCATGGGTGGGAGGGCAGCGAGCCAGTGCGAAGCCTGGGAAGGGAGCACACACGGACCCCCCAGCCCAAAGCAAACCCCTCAGAAGTGTCCCTCAGCCCTCGGCTGTGTAGCCTCTGTCCACCCTGCTTGGCCATCCCTGTGCGGTCAGGCGCTCCGGGAGtaccgcccccaccccaggcactACCCAACAGCATGTACCCCTGAGTTGATGGGGGGCCCTTCTCCACCTGGGCCCCCACCTTCCAGCACAGGAGGGCAGTGTCAGGTTTGCAAATAGTCCTCCTCAGATATGGGGAGGGCGGAAGGGAGGCAGTGGCATGCTGCCTTCCTCTTTGCAGGGTTGTGGCCCTGCGCTCTCCCGGCCCAGTGTGGAAGACGGTGACAGCCTGGCCAGGTCACTCTGGTCAGCGCCAGAGGCAGAGCCCAGGGCTGCATCCCCATGCGGAAAGGCACTGTGGGGTCTCCTTCAGGAGTCCTGCTGGCTGTGGGAACTCCAGGGCCCTTACAAAAAGGAGTTTCATGTGTCAGAGAAAACCTTGTGAAGCCACACAGCATATTAGAATTTGAAACAATTCTGTTCTGTTTGGGGAATGAAAAGCACAAAAAGATGTAGTTGCTTTCCGGGCACTTACATCTAGTGGAAATAATCCAATAATCTCTTTGGAATGTTGTACTGTTGGGACTTCCCAGGTTCAGATAGGGCAACCTTCTTCTAGGATTGCTAAGCTTTAGAAAAACGCTCCAACTTGAATTTCATGTAACAGGTTTTTGGGTGCTGTATTTGCTGTATCGCTGTAATCTCATGCTGAGTTTGGCAACACTACCTTTTTCCCACTAGTGGAAAATGTGAGGTGGGGAGGTTTGTTGTATAACCACGAGGTTAGTAATCCCCTGTACTCCCATTTTCCCAATGGAAATGCAGAGGCGCTGGTGGGAGGAAGGCCTCACTCCTGCCTCAGCTACAATAAGAAATAGGAACGATACCAAATGCCTGAAAAGATGCAGGGAAACCAGATCGCTCATATACATTGCTGAGAAGAGTGAAATGGTAGCCTGggaatagtttggcagtttcttaagaaattaaacatattaCCATGAAATTGCACTCCTGGGCATTtgccccaggggaaaaaaaatattctgttcaCACAAAAACAAGTATGAGAATGTTCAGAGCGGCTTTCATTGTATTAGCCAAAAATGAGAAATgacccagatgtccttcagtaaacAGTAAACAAACTGTGGTCTCTCTGGACCGTGGGGTACCAACTAATAAAAAGGAACagtaaaaaaaaggaacagactaTTGGTATAAGCAACAATTTGGCTGGATCTCGGGCATTGTgcggagggaagagaaaaaagcaatTCTCAAAAATTTACATGCTGTGCGATTCCATTTAGACCATtctcaaaatgataaaaattgtaGAGATGGAGACCAGATGTGCGGCTGCCGGGGATGAGGGTGGGAGAGAGTGAAGGGCCGGGTGTGGCGGGAGGGGCGGCAGGAAGGAGAGCATCCCGGTGCTGGGGCAGTTCTGTGTCTCGATTGCATGGTAGTTAATGAATCCACAGGTGCTCAAATGAGACACAGTACACCAATGTCAAGTTCATGGTTTTGGAACTGTACTGTAATTACGGAAGACGCAACCACTGGGGGAAACTGGATGAAGGGTACACAGGACCTCCCAGTACTGTCTTTGCAACTACTGTGAATTCATAATTATGTCAAAATGAAaagttgagggaaaaaaataatccttgGGAGGATGCGAGGCCCGGGCTCCCGGCTCACGATGTGTCACGGTCGCTGTCGTAGTTCCTTCCGCTGTCACAACCACCATCACAGAGCTGGTAACTGAAGATAGCTGAGAGGTGCAAGACGTCCTCCACCTCACTCCTTCCAACCGGCCCTTGAGTGCACCTAAATCATGGAATCTAATTTTCGTACTGAGCCCGGCTGGGCCATGGGGGAGTCTGGGTAATGACAGCTGCAGCTTTCCTGCCTGGGTCCTGCAGGAAGCCTTCGTAGGGTGGGTGGGCGGAAGTCGGACGACCCCACCCCAATCCCACACCCGCCCTATCACCCACCAGGACTAGACATGTCTTCGTGGGGCACCAGAGCTTCCAGGTGTGCAGGGCAGGGAAGGAATGCCTCCAGTCCTTCCCAGCACGAGAGTCCGCGAGGTGCCTGAGGTCCCACCGGCCCTGCGTGTGTTTTCCACGAAGGCAGTTGTCACCAGAACAAGGCAATCCGACCAGTCGCCGCTGGATCTGCCTTATGCACTAGCCTCCAGCGTCATGCTCAGAGTCCCTCCCCCAGGCACATGGAGGGGAGGCCCTTGCTGCCTGGTGTGATGCAGGGTCTGTAGAAACGATCCTCTGGCAAATGATTCTTCActggggagacagacacacaAGAAACTTGACAAAAATCCATATTCTCACACCCATCAGCTTGAAATGAGTTACTTCACTCATCTTGTCTCCTGGGCCTCCCACCAGCAGGTGCCCTTGACCTGTACTTCCTCCACAGCCCGCACTGGGAACCCTCCAGAGATcaccctgcctctgcctgccctctgggtTGGGGTGTGCTGCTCCTGACGGCCGCCCCTCAGAAAGCCAAATGCTCCCAAGAAATCCTCCAGTAGGAGCTAAGTTGTGCCGTGGAACTGTAGACACTAACAGAAGCATTCCTCAGATCACACCTCACGTGGGCTGCCTTCCCTACTGACAAGCCTGGCTCACCCTGGAGGCCTGGCTCCTCCCAGGCCCCCTGCAATCCTGTGATCAAAGCCCACCACCTCTGCGGCTTGATTCCCAGGGCTTCCGTGTCTGTGTCTCCTGGCTGGGTGCTACCTCCTCCCCCCTGAGGCCTCCCCCAGTGGACCTGCCATCCAGTATGCCCTAGCCCATCACCTGCCATGTCCCTTGACTGACCCACGACCCCCCACGCTATTTTCCTACCGAACTTAGCCTCTGCTGTTATGTGAGCTGCATGGAATCCGACCTTCTACCTCGAGACGCCTTCCACTCTGGTCTGCTTCCTTGGAGGTTCAGTGACTCCTCTCCTCGGTTGGACAATGCCAGGGGTGGCAGAGGTCACCCCACCTCTTGCCCCAAAGGCCTCCAGCCCCTATAATACTCCAATGCCCTGCCAGACCCCACTCCCCTAAAAGGCATCCCCTGAGCCATGCTAACCAGAACCCCAGGCAGCCCAGGTGTGGCAGTGCAGGAAGTGTCTTGCCTGAACTGGCAGGTGAGCCTCAGGGGTTCAGGGGGAGGGTGCTGCCCACTCATCTGAAGGCCCTGGCCTGGGGGAACCGTCTCAAAATATGCACAGAGGTCTTGCCTCCCGCATCTCCTTGTGCTGCCCCCCCACACCCTCAGGCAGAGCTCTTGTGAGCCCCTCTTGCCCACATGCTGCCCCCAGTCTTCCTATATCCTCAGCCATGGGGACCTTGCTCAGCCAGCAGAACGCTAGGACACATGCTTATGGCCCGACGACATTATCTCCAAACATCTGGGACGTGGCCACCACAATGTGCCGCATACATGGACTCTTTCCAAATTCTATATTGTGTGGAACATCTGaaccagtgaatgaatgaagaaggaaggatgctatagtgggggagggggaaggggctctGGAGTTAAaggggcctgggttcaaattccagcttcaCCAGCTacctgctctgtgaccttgggcaagtgactcaacctctctgggcctctgtttcctgtTCAGTTGGATGGGAGCAGTAATGCCCTCCTCCTGGAGTTACTCCAAAGGTTTGTGATGAGGAACACAGTAAAGCTCGAGGCACAGTGTGGGCCACCTTCTGTATTCATCTCATGCCAGGTAGTGCTCCCCAGGATCAGGGCACCTGTACAGCCTCGGGCaatgccctccctccccagctgacATTCTTTACCTGTAGAGTGACAATCATGCAGCTGGGATTGTCATAAGACATTCGCGAAATCACCTGTAGAAACCCTCAGCGCCATGCCTGGTTTGTAATAAGTTATTACAGGTCTGGAATTCCATAGCCAAACCTTGGAGGCCAGAAGTCATTCcgaattctggatttttcagcTATAGAGAGGTAACATGGTGCCTATTTGTGTTTTATGCTACACTCTCGGTGGGATCTGAGGTTACAAAACACGATAACCAAGCACATTGGTATTTCTACGGTATAGGAATAGTGTATGAATATTCAAGTTGAGCGGGACATGAGTTTTGGCCCTGGACGTAGGAAAAGGATTTTGATTTTCAGGGCTTGGGAATCCCCAAGGAATTGGGAATTGTGTCTAGAGAGCTGTGAACCCCTGTTACTATCACCAGCCGCTCCCCTTTGGAAACACCATCATTTTCCTTGGAGCAGCCCTTCTGGAATGAAGTACAAAGAAACAGGGTCGGGTCTGGGGTGAGGTGAGTCAGCCACCATGGTGGCTGGCGACTGGGATGGCCTTACCAGACCACGTGGCCGGCCGGTTTCTCAAGGACTGGTGTGCAGGTGAGCAGACCCCCACACCGCAGACCCCTCATGGCTCTCGCCTCCCGAAGCCTTAGCTGTTTGCTTCGCTGGGCACATCCTTCTCATTCCAGAGGCAAGGGCTGGGGGAAGCAGAGGGCATGCGGGACACCCTGTGGCTGAGAGTATTCTCTGGAAAGGATGCAAAGTGGCGGAAGCCTCAGGTTTGCAGGAAAGATACAGTTCAGAGCCTGAACCGACATTAAGGAGCAAAGAGCAATGGTTAGGGAGCCAGATGCCCGTGACCACGCTTGGCCCAGGGGTCGAAGTGTGCAGCTGCATATTCCAGGCAATCGGCCCCGCCTCATCAGCAGCGCTGAATCCAAAAGGACTAGAGGAGACGCTGTCAGAGTGTTccggcagggcagagggagccctTTCATGATGATTATGGGCTCAAGACAAGtcctgcctgggttcaaattccgaCCCTTCCAACTCCGAGCTGGGTACCCTTGAACAAATTCCTTAACCCTTCTGTGCCTCATCTGTACAGCGGAGATGCTAATAATCACACGTACCCATCGGCAAACCACGGTcacagtgcctggtgcatagtCATTGCCCAGGAAATGTTACTAGTCATTACGACTGGTGCCCGATAAACCTTTTTATTTGCCAGCTGCGAAGTGGCCCCAGCCAGATCTGAACCCAGAGCTCCCTCATTCATGTCCAGTCCTctgaaaatcaaaagagaaaaaaaccttaaGGGTGCCTACATTTCAAAAAGTCTTCGGAGGCGGAAGGGTGGGAGGAACAGCACCGCGAGAGACCTGCGCCCCCGGCCAGAGCCACTCTTGGCTGAGAAGCAGCCCGGGAGGTATGAGGCCCAGCCCTGGAGTTCTGAGGAGGCAGGCAGAACTGGGCTTGGAGCCTCCCTCGGCCCTCTACCACCCCTGAGGGAGGAAGAGGCCCATGCTGAAGGCTGTGCTGGAGACCGGTCTCTGCTGAGTGGGCTGAACAGAGCGCTGGGCCCTGTGTCCCCACCGTGCCCTGGGTGGTCGATGTGCGCTGGGCAAGCCGGGCAGGGCCACTTAACTGTTTATATGTCTGCCTTTCTGTGCTGAGCACACCTGTTCATATCAGGACATAAAAGGGCTTGCTGGCAGCTTCGGGCCTTGCTTACTGACAAGCTTCTGGCTCCGTGTCTTCAGAGGGAAacttcacacatacacacacacacacatgcgcgcatGCGTTCACCCTCCATATGCATGTGGGAGGCACAATTTTATAGTATCTGGAGCAGTTCTTAGAACATTCTTGAACACATTTATTGGTGCAAGGGAGTAAACAGCCAGAGCCGAAAAGGCTGAAAGGAGGGCGGTAAGATGgaaaacccccaccccccaccaccttcACCGTCCCGAGCAGGTGGGACATCTGGGACACCCACGGTATCCTCAGGCTTTTCTTCCGGCTTTTCCAATTTGTCTTCAGGTTGGGGAACCCAAGAGAACGTGGCCACGAGGATGGAAGCCCATCCAGTCAGGGGGTGCTGCCCCGCCAGCGGGACAAGAGCCTTGCCTGGGCAGCGGGGGAGCTCACGGGGCCTCGTCCCTGAAGAGCGTCAGGTTATGTTTCCGGATGTGCTCCAGCAGCACCTGGCCTCGCCGCTCCAGGGTCTGGAGCACCCGCTTCAGCCCCTGCCTCCCGCCCTGACTCTCCCAGAACACAGGGTCCATCTGCAGGGACAGGAGCAGCAGCTTCTGCAGACACCCTGAAGCAAGAACCTGCACGGCCGACTCAGGAAACCTGGAGGCAGGTCCCCAGGGCCAGgacagaaaggaaaagcaaaagtgATCTCAGAAAATGTCCGGGACCGGTGAAGCCAGATGGCCAGGGATTGCACGGCTGGCCAGCCTGGCACAGGTGTCCTGCAGAATGCCTGGGCCCGCCTGCTGACTCGTCCTCAGAGAACCCTCCTACCAACTCTGCTGTGAAAACAGGGGATGGGGCTTCTGGATGGGTCCCCCATCCCACAGAGATGGGGAAACCAGCTCTGCTATCCCAGGTGAGTGCCAGCTGCTGTGCTTGGCAAGTGCCTGGTGGCTGTCAGGTGCCATCCTCAGAAGGCTGAGCCGCCTGCAGTGAGTGAGCAGGGAAGGCGGGCTCCCCAGGCTGGCTCCTCCTCTGGGACAAGGAGGCCCTCTGGATACGGGGGTGCCTGCTGACTGTCCTCCcagctccccacctcctcccgggGCTCAGATCCAGTAGCTTTTGTCTAATAGGCTGCAGAGCACTCAGGACCATGGGTCAAGGTCCCACGGTCCATAGCAGGGCTATTGGGCCTCCGCCTCCAAACTTCCATCCAATCCCGCAGACCCTCACCCAGCAATGCCCTCCAGCAGCCGGAAGTTCAGCTTGTCCTCGGGATGCTGAAGGTTGCCAGCATTATCGATGTAGACCAGATGGGATGGATCACTGCTTCGGACCTCAGGGAAGAAGACGGACAGGGACAGGGGTGGGTGAGGTTGCAGCCTAGCTGGTACCCATGGCTTCTGTCAGTGTTAAGGGTCTTGGGGGCCCCTGAGCTGACAATCCCACAATGCACCCTGCTACCTGCCTGGAAGGTTCCCCTGCGCTGAGCTGTAATCTGACTTTATGGTAGTGCTGTGCTCAGTGCTTCCAGGCACCGTCTCATGAACCCTCCCAGCAACCTTAGAAGGGAGCCTTTAgaatcatctccattttacagaatcagggcacagagaagttaagtaatttgtacacagtcacacagctaataagtagcTGGTTCGGTCCCACCTGGGCCAGTAGTGCGAAGACACATCCTGAGAAACTGCAAGGTAGAGGGACTGATTCCTGCTTTGGTGGATGAGGGGGTGAGGAGCACGGGTGAGAACCCGCAGGTGCGGAAGGAGCCCACCATTAGGTTGTGGCTTCAGGGCATATTGCGTACGCGCATGCTCACACACCCTCACCCGTCTGGGCCACTGGTGGCTGTTCTGCGCCTGCGTGTTCCCCTGAGTGTCACCAAGAACGCACACACCTTCCACCTTGGGTGCCATACTCCAT
Coding sequences within it:
- the POMGNT2 gene encoding protein O-linked-mannose beta-1,4-N-acetylglucosaminyltransferase 2, which encodes MHLSAVFNALLVSVLAAVLWKHVRLREHAAALEEELVAGRPAPEPAPAPRIDYPKALQLLAEGGTQMVCSGRTHTDRVCRFKWLCYSNEAEEFIFFHGNASVMLPNLGSRRFQPALLDLSTVEDHNTQYFNFVELPAAALRFMPKPVFVPDVALIANRFNPDNLMHVFHDDLLPLFYTLRQFPGLAHEARLFFMEGWSEGAHFDLYRLLSPKQPLLRTQLKALGRLLCFSHAFVGLSKITTWYQYGFVQPQGPKANILVSGNEIRQFARFMMEKLNVSHTGAPLGEEYILVFSRTQNRLILNEAELLLALAQEFQMKTVTVSLEDHAFADVVRLVSNASMLVSMHGAQLVTALFLPRGATVVELFPYAVNPDHYTPYKTLATLPGMDLQYVAWRNTMPENTVTHPERPWDQGGITHLDRAEQARILQSREVPRHLCCRNPEWLFRIYQDTKVDIPSLIQTVRRVVKGRPGPRKQKWTVGLYPGKVREARCQASVQGASEARLTVSWQIPWNLKYLKVREVKYEVWLQEQGENTYVPYILALQNHTFTENIKPFTTYLVWVRCIFNKILLGPFADVLVCNT